In a genomic window of Parambassis ranga chromosome 24, fParRan2.1, whole genome shotgun sequence:
- the cdc42bpb gene encoding serine/threonine-protein kinase MRCK beta isoform X1 has translation MSAQVRLKRLEELLLEQKAAGCLSVETLLDLLLCIFTECSNCPLKREKHITDFLEWVKPFTTTVKDMRLHRDDFEMLKVIGRGAFGEVAVVKMKQTERVYAMKILNKWEMLKRAETACFREERDVLVKGDSQWITTLHYAFQDDNFLYLVMDYYVGGDLLTLLSKFEDRLPEDMAKFYVAEMVLAIHSIHQQNYIHRDIKPDNVLLDVNGHIRLADFGSCLRMMDDGTVQSSVAVGTPDYISPEILQAMEDGMGRYGPECDWWSLGVCMYEMLYGETPFYAESLVETYGKIMNHEERFQFPSHVTDVSEDAKDLIQRLLCSRERRLGLKGISDFKSHLFFSGIDWDNIRSTEAPYIPDVSSPTDTSNFDVDDDVLKNPDIAPPVSHTGFTGQHLPFVGFTYTTNSCFSDCSSLSRAGLGVRLEQEGGGQEVEAFERRIRRLEEEKQELNRKLQESTQALQAPARGGTLTRDKEIKKLNEEIERLKKKLADSDRLEHQLEEAVTLRQDYESSASKLKTLEKQVKTLRQEKDDVHKQLADSLERLRSQTKELKEAHSQRKLALQEFSELSERLAELRSSKQRLSRHLRDKEEEMDALLQKMDTMRQEIRKMEKNRKELEAQLDEAKAEASKERKLREHSEVYSKQLEAELQSLKSLQGQGVASGGGESQQELSRLKAELDKKVLFYEEELLRRDTAHSSEIKNLRKDLQESEGAHLAANKELLQLQDKLDKAKRDRQTEMNEVVAALKEKHEREKNLLTEENHKLTAETDKLCSFVDNLTAQNRQLEDELQDLSSKKESVAHWEAQIAEIIQWVSDEKDARGYLQALATKMTEELETLRSSSLGTRPLPESGVSTPPKKPWPPIGGDRRDPLWKVRRSQKLDMSARLELQSALDAEIRAKQLVQEELRKVKAANINLESKLKESEERSKEMGEQVENLKKEMEENRFRSDKGMKLPDFQDSIFEYFNTSPLAPDLTFRATDMDSTPLKSEATSPSPSTTSEHEEVKAESVPASPSPTYQSSALTTPKPKAHQLSIKTFSSPTQCTHCTSLMVGLIRQGYACEVCSFICHVSCKDHAPLVCQIPAEQAKRPQGIDVQRGIGTAYKGYVRIPKPSGVKKGWQRAFAVVSDCKLFLYDVPEGKSTQPGVVASLVLDLRDEDLSVSSVLASDVIHATRKDIPCIFRVTSSQMMSQLSSVSLLVLAESEVEKRKWVRILEGLQNILTKNLLKSQQVHVLHEAYDASLPFIKTALSAAVLDRERIALGTEDGLFVVEVTRDVIVRAADSKKVYQIDLIPKEKIIALLCGRNRQVHLYPWGVLEGAESTFDIKLTETKGCQALTTGVLRPGGPACLLAAVKRQVQCYEITRAKPHHKKLWEVQAPGTVQWLGMIRERLCVGYPSGFALLALQGESSPISLVSPADPSLAFLAQQPLDALHAVEVGSSEVLLCFSQLGIFVDGQGRRSRTQELMWPATPLACSSNSYHLTVYSEYGVDVFDIHTTEWVQTISLRKIRPLNVEGTLNLLSSEHPRLIYFSNASSEGDLTIPETSDNSRKLMVRTRSKRKFLFKVPEEERLQQRREMLRDPELRSKMISNPTNFNHVAHMGPGDGMQVLMDLPLVGDVISFSPSPSPSPSSSSSRHTLISPPSNFEHICHMTSASAGAFLQRDASSSSSQQSLLQPSSSSSSPSTSSLGRSVMPSTQDDSVKDKPRPLSSISRQQRSKTHITRTASDFGGGASSRSICEPDQDLDREPDSDSTKHSTPSNSSNPSSPPSPNSPHRSQLTLDGLDSEP, from the exons ATGTCGGCTCAGGTCCGCCTGAAGcggctggaggagctgctgctggagcagaaGGCGGCGGGCTGTCTGAGCGTGGAGACCCTGCTCgacctgctgctctgcatcttCACCGAGTGCTCCAACTGCCCGCTGAAGAGGGAGAAGCACATCACCGACTTCCTGGAGTGGG TTAAACCGTTCACCACCACCGTAAAGGACATGCGCTTACACAGAGACGACTTTGAGATGCTGAAAGTGATTGGACGAGGAGCTTTTGGAGAG GTTGCTGTGGTGAAGATGAAGCAAACGGAGAGAGTTTATGCGATGAAGATCCTCAACAAGTGGGAGATGCTGAAGAGAGCTGAG ACGGCGTGTTTCCGTGAGGAGCGTGATGTCCTGGTGAAAGGAGACAGTCAGTGGATCACCACTCTGCACTACGCCTTCCAGGACGACAACTTCTTG TACCTGGTGATGGATTACTATGTGGGCGGGGACCTGCTGACTCTGCTCAGTAAGTTCGAGGACCGTCTTCCTGAAGACATGGCCAAGTTCTACGTGGCTGAGATGGTTTTGGCAATCCACTCCATCCACCAACAGAACTACATCCACAG GGACATCAAACCAGACAACGTCCTGCTGGACGTAAATGGGCACATTCGCCTGGCAGACTTCGGGTCCTGTCTTCgcatgatggatgatggaacG GTGCAGTCCTCGGTAGCTGTGGGTACTCCAGACTACATCTCTCCAGAGATCCTACAGGCGATGGAGGACGGAATGGGCCGCTATGGGCCGGAGTGCGACTGGTGGTCTCTGGGAGTCTGTATGTATGAGATGCTATATGGAGAAACTCCATTCTACGCTGAGTCGCTGGTGGAGACCTACGGCAAGATCATGAACCATGAG GAGCGGTTCCAGTTTCCTTCCCATGTGACGGACGTGTCAGAAGATGCAAAAGATCTGATCCAGCGGCTGCTTTGCTCAAGGGAGCGACGGCTCGGTCTGAAAGGGATCTCTGACTTCAAGAGCCACCTGTTCTTCAGTGGCATCGACTGGGACAACATCCGGTCCACGGAGGCCCCGTACATACCCGACGTGTCGTCACCCACTGACACCTCCAACTTTGATGTTGACGATGACGTACTTAAGAACCCG GACATCGCCCCTCCAGTGTCTCATACTGGGTTCACGGGTCAGCACCTCCCGTTTGTCGGCTTCACCTACACCaccaacagctgcttctctgactgcagctctctcagcCGAGCAGGGCTAGGAGTCCGGCTGGAGCAGGAGGGTGGAGGCCAGGAGGTGGAGGCCTTTGAGAGGAGAATCCGTCGACttgaggaggagaaacaggagTTAAACCGCAAACTGCAGG AGTCCACTCAGGCCCTGCAGGCTCCAGCTCGAGGAGGAACTTTGACTCGAGACAAAGAGATCAAGAAACTGAACGAGGAGATTGAACGGCTGAAGAAGAAGCTGGCAG ACTCTGATAGGCTGGAACATCAGTTAGAGGAGgcagtcacactcagacaggACTACGAGAGTTCAGCCTCCAAACTGAAGACCCTGGAGAAGCAGGTGAAGACCCTGAGACAAGAGAAGGACGATGTCCACAAG cagctggcagACTCTCTGGAGCGCCTGAGGAGTCAGACGAAGGAGCTGAAGGAGGCACACTCTCAGAGGAAGCTGGCCCTGCAGGAGTTTTCAGAGTTGTCGGAGAGGCTTGCCGAGTTGCGCTCATCCAAACAGCGCCTCTCCCGTCACCTCAGAgacaaggaggaagagatggatgCACTCCTGCAGAAGATGGACACCATGAGACAGGAGATCCGTAAGATGGAGAAGAACCGCAAGGAG CTGGAAGCTCAGCTGGACGAAGCGAAGGCAGAGGCATCGAAGGAGAGGAAGCTGAGGGAGCACAGTGAGGTCTactccaaacagctggaagcagagctgcagagccttaag TCTCTGCAGGGTCAGGGAGTAGCATCAGGAGGAGGGGAGTCTCAGCAGGAGCTGTCTCGCCTAAAAGCGGAGCTGGATAAGAAGGTCCTGTTTTACGAGGAGGAGCTGCTTCGGAGGGACACCGCCCACTCCTCCGAGATCAAAAACCTCCGGAAAGATCTGCAGGAATCTGAGGGTGCACATCTTGCTGCCaacaaggagctgctgcagcttcaggacAAGCTGGACAAGGCCAAGAGGGACAG acagacagagatgaatGAAGTTGTCGCTGCTCTAAAGGAGaaacatgagagagagaaaaacctgCTGACGGAAGAAAATCACAAACTGACGGCAGAGACGGACAAG TTGTGTTCATTTGTGGACAACCTGACTGCTCAGAACCGGCAGCTGGAGGATGAGCTCCAGGACCTGTCGTCTAAGAAGGAAAGTGTGGCTCACTGGGAGGCTCAGATTGCAGAAATCATACAGTG GGTCAGTGATGAGAAGGACGCTCGAGGCTACCTTCAGGCTCTGGCCACCAAGATGACGGAGGAGCTGGAAACTCTGCGCAGCTCCAGCCTGGGAACCAGACCGCTG CCTGAGTCAGGAGTGTCCACACCTCCCAAGAAGCCCTGGCCTCCTATTGGTGGAGACAGGAGG GACCCACTGTGGAAGGTGCGGCGCAGTCAGAAGTTGGACATGTCTGCTCGTCTAGAGCTGCAGTCGGCTCTGGATGCTGAGATCAGGGCCAAGCAGCTGGTTCAGGAGGAGCTGCGCAAAGTCAAGGCAGCCAACATCAATCTAGAGAG TAAGCTGAAGGAATCTGAGGAGAGGAGCAAGGAGATGGGGGAACAGGTGGAGAATCTAAAGAAGGAGATGGAAGAGAACCGCTTCCGCTCGGACAAAG gtaTGAAGCTTCCAGACTTCCAGGACTCCATCTTTGAATACTTCAACACATCTCCTTTGGCTCCAGACCTCACCTTCAGA GCCACAGACATGGACTCCACTCCACTGAAGTCTGAGGCCACATCCCCCTCACCCTCCACCACATCCGAACATGAG GAAGTCAAAGCAGAATCAGTCCCAGCTAGTCCTTCACCCACCTACCAGAGCTCAGCGCTGACCACACCAAAG CCAAAAGCTCACCAGCTCAGCATCAAGACGTTCTCTAGTCCaactcagtgcacacactgCACCTCTCTGATGGTGGGACTCATCCGGCAGGGATATGCCTGTGAAg TGTGTTCCTTCATCTGCCATGTTTCCTGTAAAGACCACGCCCCCCTGGTCTGCCAAATCCCTGCAGAGCAGGCCAAGAGGCCACAGGGCATTGATGTGCAGAGGGGCATTGGCACTGCTTACAAGGGCTATGTCAGG ATACCGAAGCCCAGTGGGGTGAAGAAGGGCTGGCAGCGGGCGTTTGCTGTGGtttctgactgtaaactctTCCTCTATGATGTCCCTGAGGGGAAGTCCACACAGCCAGGGGTGGTGGCCAGCCTGGTCCTTGACCTCAG AGATGAAGATTtgtctgtcagctctgtcctggCATCAGATGTGATCCATGCCACCAGGAAGGACATTCCCTGCATTTTCAGA GTAACATCCTCACAGATGATGTCgcagctctcctctgtgtccCTGCTGGTCCTGGCAGAAAGTGAGGTAGAGAAGAGGAAGTGGGTCCGGATCCTGGAAGGCCTTCAGAACATCCTGACCAAGAACCTGCTGAAGAGCCAACAGGTCCACGTCCTGCACGAAGCCTACGATGCGTCGCTGCCCTTCATAAAGACTGCGCTGTCTGCTGCAGTGCTCG ATCGGGAGAGGATCGCCCTGGGAACAGAAGATGGACTGTTTGTGGTTGAAGTCACCAGAGATG TGATCGTGCGAGCCGCTGACAGTAAGAAGGTTTATCAGATCGATTTGATCCCTAAGGAGAAGATCATTGCTCTTCTCTGTGGTCGTAACCGTCAAGTTCACCTTTACCCTTGGGGAGTGCTGGAGGGCGCAGAGTCCACCTTCGACATAAAATTGACAGAGACCAAAGGCTGCCAGGCTCTGACCACAGGGGTTCTTCGACCCGGAggacctgcctgcctgctggcTGCAGTTAAACGCCAG GTTCAGTGCTATGAGATCACTCGAGCAAAACCCCACCATAAGAAGCTGTGGGAGGTGCAGGCTCCAGGGACCGTGCAGTGGTTGGGGATGATCAGGGAGCGGTTGTGTGTCGGTTACCCTTCTGGTTTTGCCCTGCTGGCTCTGCAAGGGGAGTCATCCCCCATTAGCCTGGTCAGCCCAGCTGATCCATCGTTAGCCTTCCTGGCCCAGCAGCCACTGGATGCCCTGCATGCTGTGGAGGTCGGGTCCAGTGAGGTACTGCTCTGCTTCAGTCAGCTCGGCATCTTCGTAGATGGACAGGGGCGCCGGTCCCGCACCCAAGAGCTGATGTGGCCCGCCACGCCTCTTGCATGCA GCTCTAATTCGTATCACCTGACGGTCTACAGTGAATATGGTGTTGATGTCTTTGATATTCACACCACAGAGTGGGTCCAGACCATCTCCCTCCGCAAG ATTAGACCATTGAATGTTGAAGGGACCCTAAACCTGCTGAGCTCAGAACATCCTCGTCTGATCTACTTCAGCAATGCGTCCTCAG AGGGAGACCTCACCATCCCAGAGACGTCGGACAACAGCAGGAAGTTGATGGTTCGAACTCGTAGCAAGAGGAAGTTTCTGTTCAAGGTTCCCGAGGAAGAGCGACTCCAGCAGAGGAG GGAGATGCTGAGGGATCCGGAGCTCAGGTCCAAGATGATTTCTAATCCAACGAACTTCAACCACGTGGCTCACATGGGACCAGGAGATGGCATGCAGGTCCTCATGGACCTCCCTCTG GTTGGTGATGTCATCTCCTTCTCCCCTTCCCCATCTCCttccccttcttcttcctcctcccgtCACACCCTCATTTCTCCCCCCTCCAACTTTGAGCACATCTGTCACATGACCTCGGCGTCGGCCGGCGCCTTCTTGCAGAGagatgcctcctcctcctcctcccagcagAGTCTCCTgcagccttcctcctcctcctcctctccctccacctcctctctgggAAGG agCGTGATGCCCTCCACTCAGGATGACTCTGTTAAAGATAAGCCC
- the cdc42bpb gene encoding serine/threonine-protein kinase MRCK beta isoform X2, which yields MSAQVRLKRLEELLLEQKAAGCLSVETLLDLLLCIFTECSNCPLKREKHITDFLEWVKPFTTTVKDMRLHRDDFEMLKVIGRGAFGEVAVVKMKQTERVYAMKILNKWEMLKRAETACFREERDVLVKGDSQWITTLHYAFQDDNFLYLVMDYYVGGDLLTLLSKFEDRLPEDMAKFYVAEMVLAIHSIHQQNYIHRDIKPDNVLLDVNGHIRLADFGSCLRMMDDGTVQSSVAVGTPDYISPEILQAMEDGMGRYGPECDWWSLGVCMYEMLYGETPFYAESLVETYGKIMNHEERFQFPSHVTDVSEDAKDLIQRLLCSRERRLGLKGISDFKSHLFFSGIDWDNIRSTEAPYIPDVSSPTDTSNFDVDDDVLKNPDIAPPVSHTGFTGQHLPFVGFTYTTNSCFSDCSSLSRAGLGVRLEQEGGGQEVEAFERRIRRLEEEKQELNRKLQESTQALQAPARGGTLTRDKEIKKLNEEIERLKKKLADSDRLEHQLEEAVTLRQDYESSASKLKTLEKQVKTLRQEKDDVHKQLADSLERLRSQTKELKEAHSQRKLALQEFSELSERLAELRSSKQRLSRHLRDKEEEMDALLQKMDTMRQEIRKMEKNRKELEAQLDEAKAEASKERKLREHSEVYSKQLEAELQSLKSLQGQGVASGGGESQQELSRLKAELDKKVLFYEEELLRRDTAHSSEIKNLRKDLQESEGAHLAANKELLQLQDKLDKAKRDRQTEMNEVVAALKEKHEREKNLLTEENHKLTAETDKLCSFVDNLTAQNRQLEDELQDLSSKKESVAHWEAQIAEIIQWVSDEKDARGYLQALATKMTEELETLRSSSLGTRPLDPLWKVRRSQKLDMSARLELQSALDAEIRAKQLVQEELRKVKAANINLESKLKESEERSKEMGEQVENLKKEMEENRFRSDKGMKLPDFQDSIFEYFNTSPLAPDLTFRATDMDSTPLKSEATSPSPSTTSEHEEVKAESVPASPSPTYQSSALTTPKPKAHQLSIKTFSSPTQCTHCTSLMVGLIRQGYACEVCSFICHVSCKDHAPLVCQIPAEQAKRPQGIDVQRGIGTAYKGYVRIPKPSGVKKGWQRAFAVVSDCKLFLYDVPEGKSTQPGVVASLVLDLRDEDLSVSSVLASDVIHATRKDIPCIFRVTSSQMMSQLSSVSLLVLAESEVEKRKWVRILEGLQNILTKNLLKSQQVHVLHEAYDASLPFIKTALSAAVLDRERIALGTEDGLFVVEVTRDVIVRAADSKKVYQIDLIPKEKIIALLCGRNRQVHLYPWGVLEGAESTFDIKLTETKGCQALTTGVLRPGGPACLLAAVKRQVQCYEITRAKPHHKKLWEVQAPGTVQWLGMIRERLCVGYPSGFALLALQGESSPISLVSPADPSLAFLAQQPLDALHAVEVGSSEVLLCFSQLGIFVDGQGRRSRTQELMWPATPLACSSNSYHLTVYSEYGVDVFDIHTTEWVQTISLRKIRPLNVEGTLNLLSSEHPRLIYFSNASSEGDLTIPETSDNSRKLMVRTRSKRKFLFKVPEEERLQQRREMLRDPELRSKMISNPTNFNHVAHMGPGDGMQVLMDLPLVGDVISFSPSPSPSPSSSSSRHTLISPPSNFEHICHMTSASAGAFLQRDASSSSSQQSLLQPSSSSSSPSTSSLGRSVMPSTQDDSVKDKPRPLSSISRQQRSKTHITRTASDFGGGASSRSICEPDQDLDREPDSDSTKHSTPSNSSNPSSPPSPNSPHRSQLTLDGLDSEP from the exons ATGTCGGCTCAGGTCCGCCTGAAGcggctggaggagctgctgctggagcagaaGGCGGCGGGCTGTCTGAGCGTGGAGACCCTGCTCgacctgctgctctgcatcttCACCGAGTGCTCCAACTGCCCGCTGAAGAGGGAGAAGCACATCACCGACTTCCTGGAGTGGG TTAAACCGTTCACCACCACCGTAAAGGACATGCGCTTACACAGAGACGACTTTGAGATGCTGAAAGTGATTGGACGAGGAGCTTTTGGAGAG GTTGCTGTGGTGAAGATGAAGCAAACGGAGAGAGTTTATGCGATGAAGATCCTCAACAAGTGGGAGATGCTGAAGAGAGCTGAG ACGGCGTGTTTCCGTGAGGAGCGTGATGTCCTGGTGAAAGGAGACAGTCAGTGGATCACCACTCTGCACTACGCCTTCCAGGACGACAACTTCTTG TACCTGGTGATGGATTACTATGTGGGCGGGGACCTGCTGACTCTGCTCAGTAAGTTCGAGGACCGTCTTCCTGAAGACATGGCCAAGTTCTACGTGGCTGAGATGGTTTTGGCAATCCACTCCATCCACCAACAGAACTACATCCACAG GGACATCAAACCAGACAACGTCCTGCTGGACGTAAATGGGCACATTCGCCTGGCAGACTTCGGGTCCTGTCTTCgcatgatggatgatggaacG GTGCAGTCCTCGGTAGCTGTGGGTACTCCAGACTACATCTCTCCAGAGATCCTACAGGCGATGGAGGACGGAATGGGCCGCTATGGGCCGGAGTGCGACTGGTGGTCTCTGGGAGTCTGTATGTATGAGATGCTATATGGAGAAACTCCATTCTACGCTGAGTCGCTGGTGGAGACCTACGGCAAGATCATGAACCATGAG GAGCGGTTCCAGTTTCCTTCCCATGTGACGGACGTGTCAGAAGATGCAAAAGATCTGATCCAGCGGCTGCTTTGCTCAAGGGAGCGACGGCTCGGTCTGAAAGGGATCTCTGACTTCAAGAGCCACCTGTTCTTCAGTGGCATCGACTGGGACAACATCCGGTCCACGGAGGCCCCGTACATACCCGACGTGTCGTCACCCACTGACACCTCCAACTTTGATGTTGACGATGACGTACTTAAGAACCCG GACATCGCCCCTCCAGTGTCTCATACTGGGTTCACGGGTCAGCACCTCCCGTTTGTCGGCTTCACCTACACCaccaacagctgcttctctgactgcagctctctcagcCGAGCAGGGCTAGGAGTCCGGCTGGAGCAGGAGGGTGGAGGCCAGGAGGTGGAGGCCTTTGAGAGGAGAATCCGTCGACttgaggaggagaaacaggagTTAAACCGCAAACTGCAGG AGTCCACTCAGGCCCTGCAGGCTCCAGCTCGAGGAGGAACTTTGACTCGAGACAAAGAGATCAAGAAACTGAACGAGGAGATTGAACGGCTGAAGAAGAAGCTGGCAG ACTCTGATAGGCTGGAACATCAGTTAGAGGAGgcagtcacactcagacaggACTACGAGAGTTCAGCCTCCAAACTGAAGACCCTGGAGAAGCAGGTGAAGACCCTGAGACAAGAGAAGGACGATGTCCACAAG cagctggcagACTCTCTGGAGCGCCTGAGGAGTCAGACGAAGGAGCTGAAGGAGGCACACTCTCAGAGGAAGCTGGCCCTGCAGGAGTTTTCAGAGTTGTCGGAGAGGCTTGCCGAGTTGCGCTCATCCAAACAGCGCCTCTCCCGTCACCTCAGAgacaaggaggaagagatggatgCACTCCTGCAGAAGATGGACACCATGAGACAGGAGATCCGTAAGATGGAGAAGAACCGCAAGGAG CTGGAAGCTCAGCTGGACGAAGCGAAGGCAGAGGCATCGAAGGAGAGGAAGCTGAGGGAGCACAGTGAGGTCTactccaaacagctggaagcagagctgcagagccttaag TCTCTGCAGGGTCAGGGAGTAGCATCAGGAGGAGGGGAGTCTCAGCAGGAGCTGTCTCGCCTAAAAGCGGAGCTGGATAAGAAGGTCCTGTTTTACGAGGAGGAGCTGCTTCGGAGGGACACCGCCCACTCCTCCGAGATCAAAAACCTCCGGAAAGATCTGCAGGAATCTGAGGGTGCACATCTTGCTGCCaacaaggagctgctgcagcttcaggacAAGCTGGACAAGGCCAAGAGGGACAG acagacagagatgaatGAAGTTGTCGCTGCTCTAAAGGAGaaacatgagagagagaaaaacctgCTGACGGAAGAAAATCACAAACTGACGGCAGAGACGGACAAG TTGTGTTCATTTGTGGACAACCTGACTGCTCAGAACCGGCAGCTGGAGGATGAGCTCCAGGACCTGTCGTCTAAGAAGGAAAGTGTGGCTCACTGGGAGGCTCAGATTGCAGAAATCATACAGTG GGTCAGTGATGAGAAGGACGCTCGAGGCTACCTTCAGGCTCTGGCCACCAAGATGACGGAGGAGCTGGAAACTCTGCGCAGCTCCAGCCTGGGAACCAGACCGCTG GACCCACTGTGGAAGGTGCGGCGCAGTCAGAAGTTGGACATGTCTGCTCGTCTAGAGCTGCAGTCGGCTCTGGATGCTGAGATCAGGGCCAAGCAGCTGGTTCAGGAGGAGCTGCGCAAAGTCAAGGCAGCCAACATCAATCTAGAGAG TAAGCTGAAGGAATCTGAGGAGAGGAGCAAGGAGATGGGGGAACAGGTGGAGAATCTAAAGAAGGAGATGGAAGAGAACCGCTTCCGCTCGGACAAAG gtaTGAAGCTTCCAGACTTCCAGGACTCCATCTTTGAATACTTCAACACATCTCCTTTGGCTCCAGACCTCACCTTCAGA GCCACAGACATGGACTCCACTCCACTGAAGTCTGAGGCCACATCCCCCTCACCCTCCACCACATCCGAACATGAG GAAGTCAAAGCAGAATCAGTCCCAGCTAGTCCTTCACCCACCTACCAGAGCTCAGCGCTGACCACACCAAAG CCAAAAGCTCACCAGCTCAGCATCAAGACGTTCTCTAGTCCaactcagtgcacacactgCACCTCTCTGATGGTGGGACTCATCCGGCAGGGATATGCCTGTGAAg TGTGTTCCTTCATCTGCCATGTTTCCTGTAAAGACCACGCCCCCCTGGTCTGCCAAATCCCTGCAGAGCAGGCCAAGAGGCCACAGGGCATTGATGTGCAGAGGGGCATTGGCACTGCTTACAAGGGCTATGTCAGG ATACCGAAGCCCAGTGGGGTGAAGAAGGGCTGGCAGCGGGCGTTTGCTGTGGtttctgactgtaaactctTCCTCTATGATGTCCCTGAGGGGAAGTCCACACAGCCAGGGGTGGTGGCCAGCCTGGTCCTTGACCTCAG AGATGAAGATTtgtctgtcagctctgtcctggCATCAGATGTGATCCATGCCACCAGGAAGGACATTCCCTGCATTTTCAGA GTAACATCCTCACAGATGATGTCgcagctctcctctgtgtccCTGCTGGTCCTGGCAGAAAGTGAGGTAGAGAAGAGGAAGTGGGTCCGGATCCTGGAAGGCCTTCAGAACATCCTGACCAAGAACCTGCTGAAGAGCCAACAGGTCCACGTCCTGCACGAAGCCTACGATGCGTCGCTGCCCTTCATAAAGACTGCGCTGTCTGCTGCAGTGCTCG ATCGGGAGAGGATCGCCCTGGGAACAGAAGATGGACTGTTTGTGGTTGAAGTCACCAGAGATG TGATCGTGCGAGCCGCTGACAGTAAGAAGGTTTATCAGATCGATTTGATCCCTAAGGAGAAGATCATTGCTCTTCTCTGTGGTCGTAACCGTCAAGTTCACCTTTACCCTTGGGGAGTGCTGGAGGGCGCAGAGTCCACCTTCGACATAAAATTGACAGAGACCAAAGGCTGCCAGGCTCTGACCACAGGGGTTCTTCGACCCGGAggacctgcctgcctgctggcTGCAGTTAAACGCCAG GTTCAGTGCTATGAGATCACTCGAGCAAAACCCCACCATAAGAAGCTGTGGGAGGTGCAGGCTCCAGGGACCGTGCAGTGGTTGGGGATGATCAGGGAGCGGTTGTGTGTCGGTTACCCTTCTGGTTTTGCCCTGCTGGCTCTGCAAGGGGAGTCATCCCCCATTAGCCTGGTCAGCCCAGCTGATCCATCGTTAGCCTTCCTGGCCCAGCAGCCACTGGATGCCCTGCATGCTGTGGAGGTCGGGTCCAGTGAGGTACTGCTCTGCTTCAGTCAGCTCGGCATCTTCGTAGATGGACAGGGGCGCCGGTCCCGCACCCAAGAGCTGATGTGGCCCGCCACGCCTCTTGCATGCA GCTCTAATTCGTATCACCTGACGGTCTACAGTGAATATGGTGTTGATGTCTTTGATATTCACACCACAGAGTGGGTCCAGACCATCTCCCTCCGCAAG ATTAGACCATTGAATGTTGAAGGGACCCTAAACCTGCTGAGCTCAGAACATCCTCGTCTGATCTACTTCAGCAATGCGTCCTCAG AGGGAGACCTCACCATCCCAGAGACGTCGGACAACAGCAGGAAGTTGATGGTTCGAACTCGTAGCAAGAGGAAGTTTCTGTTCAAGGTTCCCGAGGAAGAGCGACTCCAGCAGAGGAG GGAGATGCTGAGGGATCCGGAGCTCAGGTCCAAGATGATTTCTAATCCAACGAACTTCAACCACGTGGCTCACATGGGACCAGGAGATGGCATGCAGGTCCTCATGGACCTCCCTCTG GTTGGTGATGTCATCTCCTTCTCCCCTTCCCCATCTCCttccccttcttcttcctcctcccgtCACACCCTCATTTCTCCCCCCTCCAACTTTGAGCACATCTGTCACATGACCTCGGCGTCGGCCGGCGCCTTCTTGCAGAGagatgcctcctcctcctcctcccagcagAGTCTCCTgcagccttcctcctcctcctcctctccctccacctcctctctgggAAGG agCGTGATGCCCTCCACTCAGGATGACTCTGTTAAAGATAAGCCC